A stretch of Miscanthus floridulus cultivar M001 chromosome 13, ASM1932011v1, whole genome shotgun sequence DNA encodes these proteins:
- the LOC136501256 gene encoding uncharacterized protein — protein MVMVSGGGGNAWAKEMTIRRRIASIFNKTQEHFPTLKDYNDYLEEIEDMTFNLIEGIDVEAIEAKIARYQQENAEQIYLSRAKRAEDLAAALKASRMNPVKAEANDMAAGSSQGISGGAGVQGQYAPAAVLGGVAQPRPTGMAPQLIGSQSDPLQGDDEETRILRGERAARAGGWTAELSKRRALEEAFSAIFI, from the exons atgGTGATGGTGTCAGGCGGCGGGGGGAATGCGTGGGCGAAGGAGATGACCATCCGCCGCAGGATAGCCAGCAT ATTCAACAAGACGCAGGAACATTTCCCTACTCTGAAGGACTACAACGATTATCTGGAAGAAATTGAGGATATGA CTTTCAACCTGATCGAAGGGATAGATGTCGAGGCGATTGAAGCAAAAATTGCAAGATACCAACAGGAAAATGCGGAGCAGATATACTTGTCCAGAGCTAAAAGG GCGGAAGATCTTGCAGCAGCACTTAAAGCAAGCAGGATGAACCCTGTAAAGGCCGAGGCCAATGATATG GCTGCTGGGAGTTCTCAGGGTATTAGTGGTGGGGCAGGAGTTCAGGGCCAGTATGCACCTGCCGCCGTTCTTGGGGGAGTGGCTCAGCCTCGCCCCACAGGTATGGCTCCCCAACTAATCGGCAGTCAGTCAGATCCTCTTCAAGGAGATGACGAGGAGACCAGGATACTACGCGGAGAGCGAGCAGCACGAGCTGGTGGATGGACTGCTGAATTGAGTAAGAGAAGAGCGCTGGAGGAGGCGTTTAGCGCCATATTTATCTAG